Proteins encoded in a region of the Halostella limicola genome:
- a CDS encoding ribose-phosphate diphosphokinase: MIVPGSASQSLAAALADELDEPLAPVEFERFPDGELIARVGDVSPERAVVVASTPTSDAHVELLQLQDAAREAGAEEVVTVLPYMGYARQDEAFKAGEPVSARAMARAISTGADRTLVVNPHEDAVTDWFEPAATAVDAGACLAEPLPGDLAEPVFLSPDEGALDIAETVRDAYGAGETDYFEKTRHSGSEVEISPSDAAVDGRDVVVTDDIIATGSTMSEAVGILQDRGAARVFVTCVHPLLARNAPTKLARAGVEAVYGTDTLERAASEVSAAPAVAEFL; this comes from the coding sequence ATGATCGTACCCGGGTCCGCGTCGCAGTCGCTCGCGGCCGCGCTGGCCGACGAGCTCGACGAACCGCTCGCGCCGGTGGAGTTCGAACGGTTTCCGGACGGCGAACTGATCGCGCGCGTCGGCGACGTCTCGCCCGAGCGCGCCGTCGTCGTGGCGTCGACGCCGACGAGCGACGCCCACGTCGAACTGCTCCAGTTGCAGGACGCCGCCCGCGAGGCCGGGGCCGAGGAGGTCGTCACCGTCCTGCCCTACATGGGCTACGCGCGGCAGGACGAGGCGTTCAAGGCCGGCGAACCGGTGTCGGCGCGCGCGATGGCGCGGGCCATCAGCACCGGCGCGGACCGGACGCTGGTCGTCAACCCCCACGAGGACGCCGTGACGGATTGGTTCGAGCCGGCGGCGACCGCCGTCGACGCGGGGGCGTGTCTGGCGGAGCCGCTGCCCGGGGATCTCGCGGAACCGGTGTTCCTCTCGCCGGACGAGGGCGCGCTCGACATCGCCGAGACCGTCCGGGACGCCTACGGCGCGGGCGAGACGGACTACTTCGAGAAGACGCGCCACTCCGGGTCGGAGGTGGAGATATCGCCGAGCGACGCCGCGGTCGACGGGCGGGACGTCGTCGTCACCGACGACATCATCGCCACCGGGTCGACGATGAGCGAGGCCGTGGGCATCCTGCAGGACCGCGGCGCGGCGCGGGTGTTCGTCACCTGCGTCCACCCCCTGCTGGCTCGCAACGCGCCGACGAAACTGGCGCGGGCGGGCGTCGAGGCCGTCTACGGCACCGACACGCTCGAACGCGCCGCGAGCGAGGTCAGCGCCGCGCCGGCGGTCGCCGAGTTCCTGTAA
- a CDS encoding CARDB domain-containing protein, with product MIRRLLVTLLVVCALPATGGLAGAADPSGAAGTGPRSPATTAVGGPSTAADPLVRTVSLQLTPDDPGSVRATVRFDVPDSVTEVRVVLPEDASVVSTRGFDRADGREYAWDGSTSRPSVTFDKPANVTGDARRSANVTGNESVPAVPTATGDADDGHDHSHDDERGGVEARAAEPGDPHLDGAAAEAGYVFADTGDWAVVRVPQVGTSWRYRGKEVPLDRRTVVDGEGATGGEIAYLGPHEERVRQAGDETVRLVVPASASMRASPEAVLDSIADARDRLRVGGDNEESFFVAAPTNVAWAARGVQTGPDDAWVRADSGLDSPDNVWIHEYVHTRQDYGTTAETEWLIEASAEYYSALLSFEQGRVGFRAFRDHLSHGARSPYAGTVMDDPATWRDNGANYVKGALAVGAIDYRTRAASDRRRSFAITFRSLNERDRVTADAFYDAVNASGGPEVRAFAREHATTDAVPDAWSAEEHADAFDAAPAMLRASVDSYRVDGPYRNRTVATPPTLVPGERLTAAVAVENDGGRADEFAVELTVDGERAAARTVALDPGETATVRLGTTFDAAGSYELSVADVAGVVSVREPAAPTVTAIDVDPSSPRAGDEVRLVATVRNDADWPARGEIQFRVDGDAVATRTVAVDAGAETTVTANATLPAGGVRIGAGDAERSVRVSERSSTGLPGFGVGVALVALVAAALFGRRGE from the coding sequence GTGATACGTCGCCTCCTCGTCACTCTTCTGGTCGTCTGTGCGCTTCCCGCGACCGGCGGCCTCGCGGGCGCTGCGGACCCTTCCGGCGCTGCGGGTACCGGTCCTCGATCGCCGGCGACGACCGCTGTCGGCGGGCCGTCGACCGCGGCCGACCCCCTCGTCAGAACGGTCTCCCTCCAGCTCACGCCGGACGACCCCGGGTCCGTCCGGGCGACAGTCCGGTTCGACGTGCCCGACAGCGTGACCGAGGTTCGGGTCGTGCTTCCCGAAGACGCGAGCGTGGTCTCGACGCGCGGGTTCGATCGGGCGGACGGCCGGGAGTACGCCTGGGACGGCTCGACGAGTCGGCCCTCGGTGACCTTCGACAAGCCAGCGAACGTCACGGGCGACGCCCGCCGTTCGGCGAACGTCACGGGGAACGAGAGCGTCCCTGCCGTCCCCACCGCGACCGGCGACGCTGACGACGGTCACGACCACAGCCACGACGACGAGCGCGGCGGGGTCGAAGCACGCGCCGCCGAGCCCGGCGACCCGCACCTCGACGGGGCCGCCGCCGAGGCGGGATACGTCTTCGCCGACACCGGCGACTGGGCCGTCGTGCGCGTCCCGCAGGTCGGGACCAGTTGGCGATACCGCGGCAAGGAGGTCCCCCTCGACCGCCGGACCGTCGTCGACGGCGAGGGCGCGACCGGCGGCGAGATCGCGTACCTCGGCCCGCACGAGGAGCGGGTCCGTCAGGCGGGTGACGAGACCGTTCGCCTCGTCGTGCCGGCGTCGGCGTCGATGCGGGCGTCGCCGGAGGCCGTGCTTGACTCGATCGCCGACGCCCGCGACCGCCTCCGCGTCGGCGGCGACAACGAGGAGTCGTTCTTCGTCGCCGCGCCGACGAACGTGGCGTGGGCGGCCCGCGGCGTCCAGACCGGGCCGGACGACGCCTGGGTGCGGGCGGACTCGGGGCTCGACTCCCCGGACAACGTCTGGATACACGAGTACGTCCACACCCGCCAGGACTACGGGACGACCGCCGAGACGGAGTGGCTGATCGAGGCCTCCGCGGAGTACTACTCGGCGCTGCTCTCGTTCGAGCAGGGCCGCGTCGGCTTCCGGGCGTTCCGCGACCACCTCAGCCACGGCGCGCGAAGCCCCTACGCGGGGACCGTCATGGACGACCCGGCGACCTGGCGGGACAACGGGGCGAACTACGTGAAGGGCGCGCTCGCCGTCGGCGCCATCGACTACCGCACCCGCGCGGCGAGCGACCGGCGGCGGAGCTTCGCGATCACGTTCCGCAGTCTCAACGAGCGCGACCGAGTCACCGCCGACGCGTTCTACGACGCGGTGAACGCCTCCGGCGGCCCCGAGGTCCGCGCGTTCGCCCGCGAGCACGCGACGACCGACGCCGTGCCCGACGCGTGGAGCGCAGAGGAGCACGCGGACGCCTTCGACGCCGCGCCGGCGATGCTGCGCGCGTCCGTCGACTCCTATCGGGTCGACGGCCCCTACAGGAACCGCACGGTCGCGACGCCGCCGACGCTCGTCCCGGGCGAGCGGCTCACGGCTGCCGTGGCCGTCGAGAACGACGGCGGCCGTGCCGACGAGTTCGCCGTCGAACTGACAGTCGACGGGGAGCGCGCCGCCGCGCGGACGGTCGCGCTGGACCCCGGCGAGACGGCGACGGTGCGGCTCGGAACGACGTTCGACGCGGCGGGGTCGTACGAGCTGTCCGTCGCCGACGTCGCCGGCGTCGTCTCGGTTCGGGAGCCGGCGGCGCCGACCGTCACGGCTATCGACGTCGACCCCTCGTCGCCGCGGGCGGGCGACGAGGTCCGACTGGTCGCCACCGTCAGGAACGACGCCGATTGGCCCGCGCGCGGGGAGATCCAGTTCCGGGTCGACGGGGACGCGGTCGCGACGCGGACCGTCGCGGTCGACGCCGGCGCGGAGACGACGGTCACCGCGAACGCGACCCTCCCCGCCGGCGGGGTCAGAATCGGCGCGGGCGATGCGGAGCGGTCGGTTCGCGTCTCCGAGCGGAGCAGCACCGGCCTGCCCGGGTTCGGCGTCGGCGTCGCGCTCGTCGCGCTCGTCGCGGCGGCGCTGTTCGGTCGGCGCGGTGAATAG
- a CDS encoding sensor histidine kinase gives MQSLGTAPTGSVLLAAPPVRGGIPTVGLDSSQWVETVLSAGALALSPDALALALVGSMFGIAVLLRRRRRSRHGGFDGNYRDVFHGMDEAVVVQDAETLEIVDANRAAADLYGYSVPELRRLNVMDLTAAHPEFDAATVEEKLERTVEDGSQRFDWPIEREDGERRWVEVSLTRASVEGNPRVLAVIRDVTDRKARIDDLERYETLAETVVDGLYITGPNGHFTYANEELAALMGYDREELLGMHIADVTPSPEVDRAWELRDDLEAAPDQTKTQEFDLFTASGDTVPVEIRFTALPFSDGSQGTAGVVRDVSDRKRHEHQLEALHAVTRDLMTASDADVVAARASEALEELLEFPINGVLFHEDGRLDHVTISPDAESLFGSPPSLPTEGSVAGEVFRTGEPRVFDDVDGADGVYDPDTPVRSECIFPLGEFGVLIVASTAPNAFDRREVELVRVLAANVRAALERTRIETELERQNARLEEFASIVTHDLRNPMNVAEGHLELARELDDLSRLDDVDAAFDRMSAIIEEGLTFARVEGEMETAVLDLEAVARRAWDMVATGDATLIVEAEGLVRANEERLLTLFENLFRNSFDHGGEGVTVRVGWLADGDEFYVEDTGPGIPPSERERVFEAGHTTAESGTGLGLSIVRTVADVHGWDHGITDGECGGARFEFSGVEAA, from the coding sequence ATGCAGTCACTCGGAACCGCACCGACGGGGTCGGTCCTCCTCGCCGCGCCGCCGGTCAGGGGCGGGATCCCCACCGTCGGCCTCGACAGCTCGCAGTGGGTCGAGACCGTCCTCTCGGCTGGTGCGCTCGCTCTCTCACCGGACGCCCTCGCGCTGGCGCTCGTCGGATCGATGTTCGGGATCGCCGTGCTGTTGCGCAGGCGCCGTCGGTCCCGTCACGGCGGGTTTGACGGGAACTACCGCGACGTCTTCCACGGCATGGACGAGGCGGTCGTCGTTCAGGACGCCGAGACCCTGGAGATCGTCGACGCGAACCGGGCGGCGGCCGACCTGTACGGGTACTCCGTCCCGGAGCTCCGGCGACTGAACGTGATGGACCTCACTGCCGCCCACCCGGAGTTCGACGCCGCGACGGTCGAGGAGAAGCTCGAACGGACGGTCGAGGACGGCTCCCAGCGGTTCGACTGGCCCATCGAGCGCGAGGACGGCGAGCGGCGCTGGGTCGAGGTCTCGCTGACGCGAGCGTCCGTAGAGGGGAACCCCCGGGTGCTCGCGGTGATTCGGGACGTCACCGATCGGAAGGCGCGGATCGACGACCTCGAACGCTACGAGACGCTCGCCGAGACGGTCGTCGACGGCCTCTACATCACGGGCCCGAACGGCCACTTCACGTACGCCAACGAGGAACTGGCGGCGCTGATGGGGTACGACCGCGAGGAACTGCTCGGGATGCACATCGCCGACGTCACGCCCTCGCCGGAGGTGGACCGGGCCTGGGAGCTGCGCGACGACCTCGAAGCGGCGCCCGACCAGACGAAGACCCAGGAGTTCGACCTGTTCACCGCCTCCGGTGACACCGTCCCCGTCGAGATCCGGTTCACCGCCCTGCCCTTCAGCGACGGGTCGCAGGGCACCGCCGGGGTGGTCCGCGACGTCTCCGACCGAAAGCGCCACGAGCACCAGCTCGAAGCGCTACACGCGGTGACCCGCGACCTGATGACGGCGAGCGATGCCGACGTCGTCGCCGCCCGCGCGAGCGAGGCGCTGGAGGAACTGCTCGAGTTCCCGATCAACGGCGTCCTGTTTCACGAGGACGGCCGCCTCGACCACGTCACGATCAGCCCGGACGCGGAGTCCCTGTTCGGATCGCCGCCGTCGCTGCCGACGGAGGGGAGCGTCGCGGGGGAGGTGTTCCGCACCGGCGAGCCGCGCGTGTTCGACGACGTCGACGGCGCCGACGGCGTCTACGATCCCGACACCCCGGTCCGGAGCGAGTGCATCTTCCCGCTCGGGGAGTTCGGCGTGCTGATCGTCGCCTCGACCGCGCCGAACGCGTTCGATCGGCGGGAGGTCGAACTCGTGCGCGTCCTCGCCGCCAACGTCCGGGCCGCGCTGGAGCGAACGCGGATCGAGACGGAACTCGAGCGCCAGAACGCCCGCTTGGAGGAGTTCGCGAGCATCGTCACCCACGACCTCCGCAACCCGATGAACGTCGCCGAGGGCCACCTCGAACTCGCCCGCGAACTGGACGACCTCTCCCGCCTCGACGACGTCGACGCGGCGTTCGACCGGATGAGCGCCATCATCGAGGAGGGACTGACGTTCGCCCGCGTCGAGGGGGAGATGGAGACCGCGGTGCTCGACCTCGAAGCCGTCGCGCGGCGGGCGTGGGACATGGTCGCGACCGGCGACGCGACGCTGATCGTCGAGGCGGAGGGGCTCGTCCGCGCCAACGAGGAACGGCTCCTGACGCTGTTCGAGAACCTCTTTCGCAACTCGTTCGACCACGGCGGCGAGGGCGTCACCGTCCGGGTCGGCTGGCTGGCGGACGGCGACGAGTTCTACGTCGAGGACACTGGCCCCGGCATCCCGCCGTCGGAGCGCGAGCGCGTCTTCGAGGCGGGCCACACGACGGCGGAGAGCGGCACCGGTCTCGGCCTCTCTATCGTCCGCACCGTCGCCGACGTCCACGGCTGGGACCACGGCATCACCGACGGCGAATGCGGCGGCGCACGCTTCGAGTTCTCCGGCGTCGAGGCGGCGTAG
- the hisI gene encoding phosphoribosyl-AMP cyclohydrolase — protein MTDATAVEMDFGESRRIPAVAQDADTGEVLMLAYVTPEALERTRETGRAHYYSRSRDELWEKGATSGHVQRVEEVRVDCDGDSLLYLVEQEGGACHTGYESCFHRTVDGEVVGEKVFDPDDVYE, from the coding sequence ATGACCGACGCCACCGCCGTGGAGATGGATTTCGGGGAGAGCAGGCGGATCCCCGCCGTCGCGCAGGACGCCGACACCGGCGAGGTGTTGATGCTCGCGTACGTGACGCCCGAGGCGCTGGAGCGGACCCGGGAGACGGGGCGCGCGCACTACTACTCCCGCAGCAGGGACGAGCTCTGGGAGAAGGGGGCGACCAGCGGCCACGTCCAGCGCGTCGAGGAGGTCCGCGTCGACTGCGACGGCGACAGCCTGCTCTACCTCGTCGAGCAGGAGGGCGGGGCCTGTCACACCGGCTACGAGTCGTGTTTCCACCGAACCGTCGACGGCGAGGTCGTCGGCGAGAAGGTCTTCGACCCCGACGACGTGTACGAGTGA
- the glmM gene encoding phosphoglucosamine mutase, with product MKVFGSSGTRGVVNESLGPEFLLRVAKAAGTMWRADRVAIARDTRRTGEMLADAAASGLASVGTDVDRLGVVPTPGLQAYAEREGVPALMITASHNPPKFNGMKLIGDDGVELSVDELEAVEERLLAERFETVSWAETGEARHVEGARRAYVDQLIDAVDAEAIADADLTVALDPGHGAGSLTSPDFFRELGCRVITVNAQPDGHFPGRNPEPVSENLGDLGRLVASTDADLGIAHDGDADRAIFYDERGEYIEGDATFAALAAAELSPGDTTVSAVNVSQRLVDVADDVGADLELTPIGSTNIISRIRDLRKEGATVPVAGEGNGGVFFPNYRLARDGAYIAARFLELVAERPASDIVAPYDDYHNVRRNIEYGTEDERRAMLTAAESRAQSSDAELDVTDGYRLDYGDAWVLARPSGTEPLVRIYAEARERDRAVELAEGMRAELEAARSEA from the coding sequence ATGAAGGTTTTCGGGTCGAGCGGAACGCGGGGCGTGGTCAACGAGTCGTTGGGGCCCGAGTTCCTCCTGCGGGTCGCGAAGGCAGCGGGAACGATGTGGCGCGCCGACCGCGTCGCCATCGCACGGGACACGCGGCGGACGGGCGAGATGCTTGCGGACGCGGCGGCGAGCGGGCTGGCGAGCGTCGGCACCGACGTCGACCGCCTCGGCGTCGTGCCGACGCCGGGCCTGCAGGCGTACGCGGAGCGCGAGGGCGTTCCGGCGCTGATGATCACCGCCTCGCACAACCCGCCGAAGTTCAACGGCATGAAGCTGATCGGCGACGACGGCGTCGAGCTCTCGGTCGACGAACTGGAGGCCGTCGAGGAGCGGCTGCTCGCTGAGCGCTTCGAGACCGTCTCCTGGGCCGAGACCGGCGAGGCCCGCCACGTCGAGGGCGCTCGCCGCGCGTACGTCGACCAGCTCATCGACGCGGTCGACGCCGAGGCGATCGCCGACGCGGACCTCACCGTCGCGCTCGATCCGGGCCACGGCGCCGGATCGCTCACCAGTCCCGACTTCTTCCGCGAACTGGGCTGTCGCGTCATCACGGTCAACGCCCAGCCCGACGGCCACTTCCCCGGCCGCAACCCCGAGCCGGTCTCGGAGAATTTGGGGGACCTCGGCCGGCTGGTCGCCTCGACCGACGCCGACCTCGGCATCGCCCACGACGGCGACGCCGACCGCGCCATCTTCTACGACGAGCGCGGCGAGTACATCGAGGGGGACGCCACGTTCGCCGCCCTCGCCGCCGCCGAACTCTCGCCCGGCGACACGACCGTCTCCGCGGTCAACGTCTCCCAGCGCCTCGTCGACGTGGCCGACGACGTCGGCGCGGACCTCGAACTCACCCCGATCGGCTCCACGAACATCATCTCGCGCATCCGCGACCTCCGGAAGGAGGGCGCGACGGTGCCCGTCGCCGGCGAGGGCAACGGCGGCGTCTTCTTCCCTAACTACCGACTCGCGCGCGACGGTGCCTACATCGCCGCGCGCTTCCTCGAACTCGTCGCCGAGCGCCCGGCCAGCGACATCGTCGCCCCGTACGACGACTACCACAACGTCCGCCGCAACATCGAGTACGGCACCGAGGACGAGCGCCGCGCCATGCTCACCGCCGCCGAGAGCCGCGCACAGTCCTCCGACGCCGAACTCGACGTCACCGACGGCTACCGCCTCGACTACGGCGACGCGTGGGTACTCGCCCGCCCGAGCGGCACCGAGCCGCTCGTCCGGATCTACGCGGAGGCCCGCGAGCGGGACAGGGCGGTGGAGCTGGCGGAGGGGATGCGCGCCGAGTTGGAAGCGGCGAGGAGCGAGGCGTAG
- a CDS encoding HVO_0234 family beta-propeller protein: MVSIDEKRVYGDKVGETTAYVAAGQGVASVSVSDDLVGQYGIDHACTALDVAARDGHLAVATPTDVLVKDEHEYDSVGFGPAVAVAFDGDALLAVGPDWSVARATETDEWTTVGSVGVPVRAAAGDLVAAEDGVYRVRNGDLSHTGLDDARDVSAAGTPLAATGDGLYKLGAGWMEQSGGEFTLAAADRDVPPGELGRAHAATPETLYEHDDGDWSPVEFPPNASVAGIAYADAAVYAVGGDGTFLADAGDGWRTQPLGVTEIGGIAVP, encoded by the coding sequence ATGGTCAGCATCGACGAGAAGCGGGTGTACGGGGACAAGGTCGGCGAGACGACGGCGTACGTCGCGGCCGGCCAGGGCGTCGCCAGCGTCTCCGTCTCCGACGACCTGGTCGGACAGTACGGCATCGACCACGCCTGCACCGCGCTCGACGTGGCCGCGCGGGACGGCCATCTCGCCGTCGCGACGCCGACGGACGTGCTCGTGAAAGACGAGCACGAGTACGACTCCGTCGGCTTCGGCCCCGCCGTCGCGGTCGCCTTCGACGGTGACGCCCTCCTCGCGGTCGGCCCGGACTGGTCGGTCGCCCGCGCCACCGAGACCGACGAGTGGACGACCGTCGGGTCGGTCGGCGTCCCGGTCCGCGCCGCCGCCGGCGACCTCGTCGCCGCGGAGGACGGCGTCTACCGCGTCCGGAACGGTGACCTCTCGCACACCGGGCTCGACGACGCTCGGGACGTCTCCGCCGCCGGCACCCCCCTCGCCGCCACCGGCGACGGCCTGTACAAGCTCGGCGCGGGCTGGATGGAGCAGTCCGGCGGCGAGTTCACGCTCGCCGCCGCCGACCGCGACGTTCCGCCGGGCGAACTGGGCCGCGCCCACGCCGCCACGCCGGAGACGCTGTACGAGCACGACGACGGCGACTGGTCCCCCGTCGAGTTCCCGCCCAACGCGTCGGTGGCCGGCATCGCGTACGCCGACGCCGCGGTGTACGCCGTCGGCGGCGACGGCACCTTCCTCGCGGACGCCGGCGACGGCTGGCGGACCCAGCCCCTCGGCGTGACGGAGATCGGCGGGATCGCGGTGCCGTAG
- a CDS encoding calcium/sodium antiporter translates to MALETAIRIGLLVASVAGLWVGARLLVDAVVRLGRRVGLSELTIGLTVVAAGTSTPELVVTTDAALKGLGDIAIGNVVGSNIYNLAFVLGVVSLIRFVPIERSLVHRDGLALIASTLVGAAVMLDLTVTRAEGALLLALFAAYTAHLLRSGAESDSEFPSAGEPSTREGTSVPMGPTDRVAFRGRDAVLLVAGLAITLVSGDVMVRTASALARGAGVSEWVIGGTVVAAGTSTPEFAVSLVAMRRGSLGVSVGNVVGSNVFNLLGVVGVASLIRPLSFGGAALESLAWLTAVSVAIVAALWTRRRLSRGEGALFAGSEIVRWTLGLLGGG, encoded by the coding sequence ATGGCGCTGGAGACGGCGATTCGGATCGGGCTCCTGGTCGCATCGGTCGCGGGCCTCTGGGTCGGGGCGCGCCTGTTAGTCGACGCCGTCGTGCGGCTGGGCCGTCGAGTCGGCCTGTCCGAACTGACGATCGGACTCACCGTCGTCGCCGCCGGGACGTCGACCCCCGAACTCGTCGTCACGACCGACGCGGCGCTCAAGGGGCTCGGCGACATTGCGATCGGCAACGTCGTCGGGTCTAACATCTACAACCTCGCGTTCGTCCTCGGGGTCGTCTCGCTGATCCGCTTCGTTCCGATAGAGCGCTCACTCGTCCACAGGGACGGTCTCGCGCTGATCGCGAGCACGCTCGTCGGCGCCGCCGTCATGCTCGACCTGACGGTGACGCGGGCCGAGGGAGCGCTCCTCCTCGCGCTGTTCGCGGCGTACACGGCGCACCTCCTCCGGTCGGGCGCCGAGTCCGACTCCGAGTTCCCGTCCGCAGGCGAACCGTCGACGCGAGAGGGGACGAGCGTGCCGATGGGACCGACGGACCGCGTCGCGTTTCGGGGTCGCGACGCGGTCCTGCTGGTCGCGGGGCTGGCGATCACGCTCGTCAGCGGGGACGTCATGGTCCGGACCGCCTCGGCGCTGGCGAGAGGCGCCGGCGTCTCGGAGTGGGTCATCGGCGGGACGGTCGTCGCCGCCGGCACCTCGACCCCGGAGTTCGCGGTGTCGCTCGTGGCGATGCGGCGCGGCAGTCTCGGCGTCTCGGTCGGGAACGTCGTCGGGAGCAACGTGTTCAACTTGCTCGGCGTCGTGGGGGTCGCCTCCCTCATCCGCCCGCTCTCGTTCGGCGGTGCCGCGCTGGAGAGCCTCGCGTGGCTGACCGCCGTGTCCGTCGCGATCGTCGCCGCCCTCTGGACGCGGCGGCGGCTCTCGCGGGGGGAGGGCGCGCTGTTCGCCGGGTCCGAGATCGTCCGGTGGACGCTCGGCCTGCTCGGCGGCGGGTGA
- a CDS encoding heme NO-binding domain-containing protein has protein sequence MHGIIHKSLKSYVEAELPEEDWDEVMDAAGIEPKLYLPVSHYPDEEVTALLETLAERNDRSEPALQEDFGEFLAPELLDTFKAHVRDDWRTADVLENLETIYAELDGDDDEAFPPDVDAERVDGDVVTLVYPSGNELCPLGKGIVRGIAASRDEAASIDEAACLLDGDDRCELTVTVE, from the coding sequence ATGCACGGAATAATCCACAAATCGCTGAAAAGCTACGTCGAGGCGGAACTGCCCGAGGAGGACTGGGACGAGGTCATGGACGCCGCGGGCATCGAACCGAAGCTCTACCTGCCGGTGTCGCATTACCCGGACGAGGAGGTGACGGCGCTCCTCGAGACGCTCGCGGAGCGGAACGACCGCTCCGAGCCGGCGCTCCAGGAGGACTTCGGCGAGTTCCTCGCGCCCGAGCTCCTCGACACGTTCAAGGCCCACGTCAGGGACGACTGGCGAACCGCCGACGTGCTCGAGAACCTGGAGACGATATACGCGGAGCTCGACGGCGACGACGACGAGGCGTTCCCGCCCGACGTGGACGCGGAGCGGGTCGACGGCGACGTCGTGACGCTCGTCTACCCGTCGGGCAACGAGCTGTGTCCGCTCGGGAAGGGCATCGTCCGCGGCATCGCGGCGTCGCGCGACGAGGCGGCGAGCATCGACGAGGCGGCCTGCCTGCTTGACGGCGACGACCGGTGCGAGCTGACCGTCACGGTCGAGTAG
- a CDS encoding DUF7118 family protein: MSDPIAALESADDAVREVEREIEDVGEETVSTVADAYDDLTDLFDRYEESATGTGDFKAYVEFQDAVADLVEGLPEEFPRRDAFEGALDALDQRRLSEDDFAAAREALAPAASVARLPAEREEALEAYRDARKDAARRKERVEDRIDDLERLIELGEADLNAPVERLRDPIEAYDEGVREAFAAFKREESARTVLGFAVDADQFPLVDLTTPPTDLLDFVRSSPAGEEPIPTLLSYADYSKSKLDHYVDDAAELKRRVATRQTYLERLDADPLTVGWPPPSADDLWWRSRELISLVSRFAPEDVVARLRDVRALTRDDDYERLRNAAVARERLGPEERDRLASGDVEGELADLREERERLADALESYPDR; the protein is encoded by the coding sequence ATGAGTGACCCCATCGCCGCCCTGGAGTCCGCGGACGACGCCGTCCGCGAGGTCGAGCGGGAGATCGAGGACGTCGGCGAGGAGACCGTCTCGACGGTCGCGGACGCGTACGACGACCTGACCGACCTGTTCGACCGGTACGAGGAGAGCGCCACCGGGACCGGCGACTTCAAGGCGTACGTCGAGTTCCAGGACGCGGTGGCGGACCTCGTCGAGGGGTTGCCGGAGGAGTTCCCCCGCCGCGACGCGTTCGAGGGCGCGCTCGACGCGCTCGACCAGCGCCGCCTGAGCGAGGACGACTTCGCCGCCGCCCGCGAGGCGCTCGCGCCCGCGGCCTCCGTCGCCCGACTCCCCGCGGAGCGGGAGGAAGCCCTGGAAGCGTATAGAGACGCCCGCAAGGACGCCGCCCGCCGGAAGGAGCGCGTCGAGGACCGCATCGACGACCTCGAACGGCTGATCGAACTCGGCGAGGCGGACCTGAACGCCCCCGTGGAGCGCCTGCGAGACCCGATCGAGGCGTACGACGAGGGGGTTCGCGAGGCCTTCGCCGCGTTCAAACGCGAGGAGAGCGCCCGGACGGTGCTCGGGTTCGCCGTCGACGCCGACCAGTTCCCGCTCGTCGACCTGACGACGCCGCCGACGGACCTGCTCGACTTCGTCCGGTCGTCGCCGGCCGGCGAGGAGCCGATCCCGACCCTGCTTTCCTACGCCGACTACTCGAAGTCGAAGCTCGACCACTACGTCGACGACGCCGCGGAACTGAAGCGGCGGGTCGCCACCAGACAGACCTACCTGGAACGGCTCGACGCCGACCCCCTCACCGTCGGGTGGCCACCGCCGTCGGCGGACGACCTCTGGTGGCGCTCGCGGGAGCTGATCTCGCTCGTCTCGCGGTTCGCGCCGGAGGACGTCGTGGCGCGGCTCCGCGACGTGCGCGCGCTGACCCGCGACGACGACTACGAGCGCCTGCGAAACGCCGCCGTCGCGCGGGAGCGCCTCGGCCCCGAGGAGCGCGACCGCCTCGCCTCCGGGGACGTCGAGGGCGAACTCGCGGACCTGCGAGAGGAGCGAGAGCGCCTCGCCGACGCGCTGGAGTCGTACCCCGACCGCTGA